The genome window GATCTTGCAAGGAGTAGCTTTAAAACTTTCACTAAATAGAAAAACAAACTCAACATTATCATAAGCCTCAATGTGTTACATATGTAGGAGGATGGCATAATATATCATTTGGTTTCAGATGCCGACAGTGACTtggaagtggaagaaggcggTACCATACATCAATGGGCAACTTGAGATGGAATGAGCGGCCGAGGCACATTATAATTAGAGGTAAAGGAAGCCAATGCTTTTGAACGGCTTCTAACCAAGGCCTTCTTTGGGCTGCAgttctcctttttttttcttttttttaagctGAGGTCGAGACAATAGGTACAACGGCAGTTGCGACTTCATCGTTTTGGATAGGTACCATACTTGTCTATAACTTCTTTCCTGGTTTCATCTATCAAATATGTTCTTTGCCTGGCAACTAGCTTGCAATTACACTGAAGCACGTCAGCAATTTGACCGACAGCTCCTTCGCCTTTGCTCGCGGCTTTTTCTCTCATCACGAATCATTCTAGAAGGTCATATCTCTCTTCCATCAGAACACCCTGAAAATGGACTCATCGGGGTGGAAAAATGCTAAAATGATCCGCCTACGATTATTTTACGCCACGCTTGAAATCCTGTCGACAGCCGACACATCTGAAATCAAGAAAGCTTATAAAAGTCTCTGTCTTCGTTATCATCCGGACAAAAATCTGAGTACCCAAGCCAGAGCGACCCGAGAGTTCCAAAAGGTACGTCAATGCTAAGGAGCCAGCTGCTTGTGGAAAGAGAAAACATTGGATAACATTCAAATTCTGATACAGCTTCAAGGTGCCTATAACGTCCTGATTGATCCAGAGGAGCGTTCGTCATACGATGATAAAGTCCTCCAGACCTACATGCGGTGGCTTGAGTGCAGAATGGAACGCATCACGTCTTGCCTGGCCTGTGAAACCGACCTCGACACAGCGCAGAAGACAGAGCTTTCGGCTCTTGAAGATCTTCAAACCCACCTTCAACTCGAGTTAGGCAGTGTTACCAAGTTGATCACAAACAGCAAGAGTCCTTCTTCAGTTCGCACCCTAAGTGACATTCGGATATGCAGAGACGGCGGGCTCAACAAAGCTAAGGAACGGTTCCAAATTGCTGCCCCGGAAGCCGCTTCGTAGGAAGAGAGCAGGCTAGCTGCCTTCACAAGTCTAAACTCCAGCACGACTCACTGTAACAATCTGAGATACGAACTCACAGGTGACTCTGAGGCTTGGGGGAATGGGTGGGATAAGCATGCAGGCCAGGATCGAATGACCCTTAAAAAGGAGCTTGAGCAGATAAAGACCGAAATCGGGGTCATGTCATTGAaaaggaaggagagaaaTCTCGAGGCTGCATTGTCAGAGCTAACGAGTGTTAGGGAGGAACTGCTACGTTGCTAGGTAGCTAATGCTGTATATGCTGTGAGGGAAACAGTGATGAAGCAACGGACTATGGAGCTGGAAAGGCAAAACTTGAAGCTGGTCAACACAGCTACCCTCCTGAATACTGCAAGGGCTCAGCTGATCAGCAAGGACATGACACTCAAGACACTTGGCGCCGAGAACACAAAGCTCAAGAAGATGGTGTCGGATTACAACAACAGTATGGGCATACTTGAGACTAGCTTTCAGAAGGTCGAGGAGACTACCAACAACTTGGCGATTGGAGCGCTGCTTTAGTCGAAGGATGAGCAGGGAAGACGAGATGCTGGTCCAGCAATCGACCAGCTCAGCGTTGATAAACGGACTCGGACCGCTGCGAGCATTTGTGAGCCGCCGAAAAGAGGGGAAGAAAGCGCGTCAACAAGGACTTGGATGAGTTGCTCTCGGAGGATTGGTAGGTAGTAAGGTTGCTCTTAGAGCTTCTATCCTGTGGGCCGGGCCACAGTTGGTTGGGTTTAGATAGGTTTTCTGTTCTCGGGAGTAGTTCTTCCTAGAGTTTCACAATATGAACACTTTTTTCGATTCTGCTTGGGCGCTCGCTCCCCCAGGTCTACTGCTAGTAACACCAAGAAACCTGACACAAGCAACAAGGGTTGAGTCTGATGAGGACTGAACCCA of Podospora pseudopauciseta strain CBS 411.78 chromosome 7 map unlocalized CBS411.78m_7, whole genome shotgun sequence contains these proteins:
- a CDS encoding uncharacterized protein (COG:O; EggNog:ENOG503Q49G); its protein translation is MIRLRLFYATLEILSTADTSEIKKAYKSLCLRYHPDKNLSTQARATREFQKLQGAYNVLIDPEERSSYDDKVLQTYMRWLECRMERITSCLACETDLDTAQKTELSALEDLQTHLQLELGSVTKLITNSKSPSSVRTLSDIRICRDGGLNKAKERFQIAAPEAASETVMKQRTMELERQNLKLVNTATLLNTARAQLISKDMTLKTLGAENTKLKKMVSDYNNSMGILETSFQKVEETTNNLAIGALL